Genomic DNA from Leptospiraceae bacterium:
GCAAGCTTAACAAAAAACATTGAAGATACTAAAAAAAATATCAACACGATAAAATCGTTTTTTGGTAAAGGAAAACAAGAAGAGCCAACTTCTAATATGCCTCAAGTCCAGACACAATCAAATTCTAGTTCAAGCGTTGCAGATGAATTGAAAAAATTCAAAGAATTATTGGACGCAGGAGTTTTGACACAAGAAGAATTTGATAGAAAGAAAAAGGAATTGATAGGTTAATAGTATGGTATATTGGAGAATGCAATTACATCCGGATAATTCAAATTTATCTGTAAAACATACTACTGAGAGTTTGTCCGCCGGTTTCATTGGTCTTGGTTTTGGTAAGGATGAACCTGGAGATTTAAAGAAAGTGAAGCCTACTGATCCAAGTCTAAAGCTTGATAAAAATGAAGATAGGTATTGGCAATTTGCCGATGATATGCAAATTGGAGATATTGTTGCAATTTTTTGTCACAACCAACCTTTTGCCTTAACGAAAGTAACGGGGGACTATAATTTTATTAAAACTACTGTTAAAGAAATAGGTGTGTGGTTTAATCATTTTAGAGCAATAGACAAAAAATATACTAAGTATTTTTTCGATCTAGACGCCTCTAAGAGAGATCAACTAAAAGAATTGATAAAAGATTTACCAAATCAAATGACTATCCAAAAGCACACAGACAGCACTGTAAAAGTTTATCAGTTTATTGATAAGTGGGCTAATCTGCCGTAGTTAGAACTAAAGTGAGTAGACTCTCAAATCTACTTGACAATTTTTAAGCAGAGCATACAGTAAAGTTATGAGATTTGCTGACCCCAAAAACGATGTAGCCTTCCGAAAAATCTTTGGAAATGAAGCCAAAAAAGTTATTCTTATCTCTTTCTTAAATTCAGTTTTGAGTCTAGAAGGAGATAGGAAAATTATAGACTTAGAATTTCGTAATACTTTCCAACTTCCGAGAATTACAGGACTTAAATCTTCTGTTATTGATGTAAAAGTAAAAGACCAAGCTGGAACAACTTATATAGTTGAGATGCAGTTAAGCGAAGTTTCAGGCTTTGATAAAAGAGTTCAATATTATGTTTCAAAAGAATATGCATCACAAATAGAAAAAGGGGATGAATACTCAAAATTAACTCCAGTCGTTTTTATAGGAATTCTAGAATTTGAATACTTTGATGGTCATAACTATTTAACTCGTCATTTAATTTTAAACAAGGAGACGGGTAAAAATGAATTAAAAGATATTAATTTTAACTTCATCGAATTACCTAAATTTAAGAAAGAATTAAAAGAATGTAAAACACTAACAGATAAGTGGATTTATTTTATCAAAAACGCTAAGAGTTTAGATGTAATTCCGCCTGACGTTAATGATGAAGGATTAAAAGAGGCATACACTGAATCAGATAGACATAACTGGACTAAAGATGAATTAGACAGTTATGATTATTTCCTTATGCGTGAACAAGATGAAAGAGGAAAAGTGGAATTAGCCGAAAAGAGAGCAGAGGAAAAAAAAGTATTTGAAATAGCAAGGAATGGATTGCGCGAAAAATTGCCAATTGAAGTTATTTCTAAGTTAACCGGATTATCAATTGAGGAAATTAAAAGTTTACAATAACTTTCCCTATTAGACTCGACATCCGTGTCTCGACTGGTTTTAGATATTGAACGGGTGAGAACATCGCCTAACAAAGCGTGATCTGCGGCGAGGCAAGAAAAGATTTGCCTCTTGCTCCGAGTCTGACTAAATTGTTGTAGAAGATTTTTTAGTTCTAAGTAGACCATGCAAAAAATACGCCTTCGCTACAGTCACGGAAAATTGCAAACAAAAGCAATTTCCGCGCCTTCCGCTCAGTCATATTTTGTTGCTTGTATTTGTAGACTCGGAGACATTGAAATAAAATGAAAAAATGCTACCCGCATTTTTCCATTTTATTTCAACGTCAGATACGCTAGAACGTTAGGTGAAATAACCGGCAAAATTTATATTTGAAATTACTTCAGAAATAGAAAAAGGAAAAAATATGAGTAGAAATAAATTCGATATACGGACTTATAAAAAGGAGAATGAAATATGTAAAATTGTAGAAGAATTAGGAAGTCATATTTTAACTGAAACTTCACATACATTTAAGACTTTTGGATCAATAACTATTTTAGAGGCAGCAAAAAAATCTGCTCTAAAATATTCAAACAAAGCTAAAGAGAAACCTGCAATCGTCCTCATTGACATCGTATTGGCGGCTAATAGAAACTATAATAAAGTTGTAGAACCAAATATTAGAAAAATTGAAGAAAATTATCCAGAATTAAAAAGTATAAAAGATTTGGAAAATCTCTTGAAACGCAAAACGAAAAAGGAATTTTTTCTATTTTGGGGTCATAAGGATGAGAAAAAATATAAGACTCTTACTTTACTTTTAGAAAGAATTCAGAAACTTAAAAAAGTATATAAAGAAGTCAATAGCGATTATAAAATAATAAATAAGTGGGCACAGAATGCAAATATCCTAGAAGTAAAGAAAGATATTATTGGATCAATCCCAAATATTTCGATTGCAACGGTTCAGCACTTAAGAATGAATTTTGGTATAGATACTGTTAAGCCAGACCAAAGAGTAAAAGAAGTTTTAGAAACGGAATTTGATATCGAAAAAATAAATGATTTGAAAGGTATACTAGCAGTAGAACAAATAGCTTCTATTACCAAATATAAAGTTATCGAGATTGACCAGATTTTTGTCAAATTTGGTTCAGGATATTATAATAAAAATGCGAAGTTAAATATAAAAGTAATAGCAAAAAATTTGAAAGATTTAAATGTACTAACAGATATTATTTCTAAAGCAACTTTATTAACAGAACGGCAAATAATTCAATTGTAAATCTTTAGAAGTTGTGCCGGTTACTTCACCTAACTGCGAGTATCCGCTAAGAGAGTGAACTATGTTCGGAAGCTGTTCACTCTCTTGCTCCGAGCCGGCTGGTTGTTTAAGTGAAATTTTATAATTTATTTGGAAAGCTAACGCAAGTCCAGTGCCTTCACTACTGTCACGAAACTTGCAGAAAAGAGCAAGTTTGCGCGCCATCCGTTCAGTCACAGGACTTGCTAGTTATACGGTGGCTCGGAGACATGACTTTGAAACTCAAAAGGTGCTACCGCACTTTCGAGTTTCAAAGTCACGTCGGATACTCTTAACGTTAGGCGGTATTTTGAGGAGAAAAGATGAAAAAATTAAATTGGCATAGAGAAAATTTTCGTATATTAAGTGAATATTGGGTTGGTAAGAATAAATCTAAAAAAGAATTTCTTTTAGAAAAATATATTGCTAGCCAGAATGAAAATGAACTAAGAATAAATTGTAGGAGAGCAATTTCAAATCTGAATAAATATAAAGCTCTTTCAAGGTTTTCTTTTTTATTAGATGATTTTAAATTTCAAGGAAAAGGATTAACAAAAAAGACTTATGGTGTCTACCTAAGAAGCACCAAATTTTTTTACTTATGGACTTCATTCAATATTTTATTTATGACAAAATGGAACGGGGATTCTGCAAATAAAAAAGGAAGATTAAGTGAAATTGATCTCTTTTTAAATTATGAATCAATGATACAAAAAAATATTCAAAAAAAAGATTATGAAGAATTAGAAAAATATATTTCTGTATCTTTAAAAAATATTATTGAAAATTTTAAGAATATTTACACAAAAGAGAAACTAAAAATTTTAAAAGAAGAAGATTATTTAGATGGAATCAATCTAAAGAAAAATAAAGGATTAGAATATTTACCTAAAGAGCTGGCTGATCTTAAAAGTTACAATGTTATAAAAATAAAATCAAAAGAATTGAAAATTGAACTAATTAACAAAGTTCCTACAATACCAGACTTTTTATATTTTTGTTATGTTTATAGGAATCAAATTGCACATGGAAATGCAACAGCGAATTGGTTTGGAGAATATGGTAATGATTCGCGCCAATTACTGGAAAATTTATATAATGGACTTTCTTACTACTTGTTTTATAGTATAAATTTTTTATTAGACGAAGCTATCAACGAGAAGACTCAAAACACCGCCTAACAAAGAGTATCCACTACGAAGCCACGAGAAGATGTGGCTTCTTGCTCCGAGCCGGCTTAGTTGTAGAAGTGAAAATTTGTAGTATATTTGTCAGACTAATGCAAGTCCAGTGCCTTCACTACTGTCACGAAACTTGCAGAAAAGAGCAAGTTTGCGTGCCATCCGTTCAGTCACAGGACATTGCTAGTAGTTGTTGGCTCGGAGACATTGAGAAAATGGAAAGAAAAATGCTTGGGGCATTTTCTTCCCATTTTCTCAACGTCGGATACTCTTAACGTTATATGCAATGCCACTGAATTAATCGTATTGGGACAACTTTCTTTTAAAAGAGTTTAAGAGATTGTATGTTTTTTGGGTGTGGTTGATAAGTTTTGGATGATTTACGAAGGTTTGGTGGCTGTAGATTTAAAAGAAAGTTAATAAATAAAAGAAATTTAGAAAAAATAATTAAAAGCTAAATCTTCAAGTTTTGAGTATACTGAGTTAGATTAATATTTGAAAAATATAGTTCAAAATATAAAATCAAAATAAAAACTAAACTGATTTATTTTTACAAATTTAGTTCTTGGTAACTATTTTTCTTTTAAGGCGAAATTAATAAACTATAACAGATAAATATACTTACCTTTTTTGTGTTTTTGCATAAGTATACTGTGATTTGAAAACTTTTGGGAATAATTGTGGTAAAGTTAAATTAGCCGTTATAATTATTCCATTAAGTATTACATATACTTAATAAGGTTTGATATTTAAATATTCTTAATAGATTAAATTAAAATCAACTGTGGTTGGGAGAAGTTGGCTGTAAAAGGATATTTCTTTTGTTAGACTAATAAAGAATATCCGCTTTAAATTTATGCTTTTTTGTTGAACTAAATTGGAAAAGAGTTTAATTTTACTAAAATTAATGTCGATACTTTAGTAATTGTCGAACTTTGTAGAGTAAAAGATTAGAATAAAAGGAACTTTTTCGTATTTGCGGTCGTGGCACTGCATATAACTGCGAGTATCCGCTAAGAGAGTGAACTAGGTCTGGATGCTGTTCACTCTCTTGCTCCGAGACTGCAAAACTGTCTTTGTCAGACTCTTTTGTTCTAAGAAGGATAACGCATATTACGCGCCACGAACTGATGTGTCACGCAATATGCACCGTGTAGGTAGTCTCGGAGACATGCCCCTTGCCGCCGCACGTCGGATACTCTTAACGTTGTCCGACATTTTAGCCTCAGCCCTCAGACATACTAGGATTGACGCTTTGGACTTTTCAGAAATAGGTTTCCTCGACGTCGTGTCTCGGAAAGACTGGTATTAAGGATTTTAAAAAGAAGGAGAAGTTTCTTGGGAATGTTTCAAAAGTCAGTTTTAGATAAATATCTGAAAGAAATGGATAAGAATTTAATAAAGAGTTCTTATGAAAGGTTCAAAGCAGTTTTCTGTCATGCAGAAACTATTAAAAATATTGAAGCCTCAAAGGAAGAACAATACCAAGAAGGATTTCTAACTGCACTTTTTGTAAATTGTCTTGGATACACAATAAATCCCAATCCTTTCTTTAATCTTACAACGGAATACAAAAACATAGCGGATAATCGCAAAGCAGACGGTGCTATCATTAAAGATGAAAAACCTATCGGAGTCATAGAATTAAAAGGAACTGATACTGTTGATCTGAAAAAAGTAGAGAAACAAGGTTTTGAATATCGTTATGCCCATCCGACTTGTAAGTATGTAATCACTTCTAATTTTAGAGAATTACGCTTGTATGTCGATACTTCGGAAATCTATGAAGAGTTTACATTGTTTAACATGGAATATACTGATTTTGAGAGATTGTATCTTTTACTCTCAAAGAATAACATTTACGATGATAAGCCGCTCAAAATAAAAAATGATTCAAAGTTAATAGAAGAAGATATTTCCGACAAACTTTATAAAGACTATCATCGTTTTAAAATGAATATTTTTAATAGCATGGTAAAAAATAATCCATCTATTAACAAAGTGGAACTATTAAAAAAATCTCAAAAACTTTTAGATAGAATTCTTTTTATTTTCTTTGCTGAGGATAGAGGACTGTTATCCCCCAATACAATTTCTACTATAATAAATGAAAATAAAGAACAAGCAAATATTGGAAGAGAAGAACCGTTATACAATACTTATAAAATATATTTTAAGCATATAGACAAAGGAAATCCTAAACTAGGGATATCTGAGTATAACGGTGGTTTGTTTGCATCAGATGAACTTTTAGATAATTTAATTATTGATGATTCGGTTTTAAAAGAAGATGCACTCAAAATTTCATCGTATGATTTTAGTTCAGATATTGATGTAAATATTTTAGGACATATATTTGAAAATTCTTTGAATGACATTGATGAAATGCACGCAGAGGTAACAGGTGCAGAATTTGATAAATCTAAAACCAAACGTAAAAAAGACGGAGTATTTTATACACCAAGTTATATTACCAAATATATAGTTGAAAATACAATAGGTGTATTGTGTGAAGAAAAAAAGAAAGAATTGGGTTTAATAGATATTACCCTCGATACAAGCAAGGACTATAAACGACTTTCTAAAGATAAACAATTGCTTTTAGATAACCTTCATAAATATAGAGAGTATGTTTCTAGTTTAAAAATTTTAGACCCAGCTTGCGGAAGTGGTGCTTTTTTAAACCAAGCATTAGAATTTTTGATTGAAGAACATAGATTTATTGACTTATATAGACGACCTCTCGAAGGAGATGCTCTCGGCTATTATGATGTTCGCTCATCCATTTTAGAAAACAATCTTTACGGTGTAGATATAAATGAAGAGTCTGTTGAGTTGGCTCGTCTTTCTCTTTGGCTTCGCACTGCCGAACGTGGAAGAAAATTAAATGATCTTTCTAAAAACATTAAATGCGGCAACTCATTAATAGACGACAAATCCGTAGCTGGTGATCTCGCGTTTAAATGGGAAGAAAAATTTCCAGAGGTAATGGCTAACGGTGGTTTTGATGTAGTAATTGGAAACCCGCCTTATGGAATATTGATTGACGACGTTTTTCAGGAACACTATAGTAATAATTTTCCTTTAACAAGATATAAAACGAATTTGTATATTCTTTTTATTGAAAGGATGTTTCAATTATTTGATAAGGGTTGTTTCTCTTTTATTATTCCTAAGTCCCTATTGTTTAATACGTATTATTCTGATATTAGAAAATTTATTTTAAGCAATTCAAGAATAAAAGAAATTTTTGCACTTACAGAAAAAATATTCGAAGATGCAGAAGTTGGCGGTAGTTTAATTATTACTTTTATTATTTCCAAAGGTTTTAAAGAAGATAATAGTATTAAGTTAATCTCTACCGATACTTATGAAAAATTTCTTCAAAATAAATGCATAATTAATATTGTTCCTCAAGATACTTTTCTTAAAACTCCAAATCATGAAATCGCCATTGTGTCTTCAGATAAAAATTCCATTTTAGAAAAATTGTCTAAATTCAAATCAGTCAGCGATTTCTACTTATTGAAAAATGGTTTGAATCCAGGAAACATAAAACATATTTTAATTTCGAGAGAGAAGAAATCAGAGAAGTATAAAAAGATTATTTGGGGGAAGGATATTTCAAAATTTTTCATTGAGTGGTCTGGGGACTTTATCAATTATGATAATTCAATTGCAGATACTATTACTATTAATGATATAAAATCGAAGGAAGGTATGAATAAGCAAACTAAAATTGATTTCGCTCTCAGGAATCCTGAAATTTTTGAGAATGAAAAAGTGTTAGTTAGAAAAACAGGAGACTCATTGATTGCTACAATAGATTCTAGTAATTTTTATTACGACACATTAGTTCATGGAATATTATTGAAAACTGAAAATTACTCGTTAAAATATTTACTTGTAGTTTTAAATTCCAAACCAGCAACGGAATTTTACAGACTGTTACATGATATAAAAGATAAAGTTTTTGCTAAAATTAGTTTGGATAATTTAGGGCAATTCCCAATTCCCGAAATATCCTCCGAAGAGCAACTCCCTTTTATAGAAAAAGCGGATAAGATGCTTCTTCTAAATAAAACATTTCAAGAGAAGAAAACAGAATTTATTGAGTGGGTTAAATCAGAGTTTGCCGTAACTGAAATATCAAATAAACTAGATAGCTTTTATGAATTAGATTTTGACGAATTAAAAAAAGAACTAAAAAAGAAAATGCCAAAAGAAAAAGAACTGGGTCCAAAAGAGATTGGAAGTCTAAAGAAATACTATGAGGAATACAAAACTGAATTAGTATCATTAGACAATGAAATTAATCAAACTGACTTAGCAATAAACGAAATGGTTTATAAATTGTATGATCTAACAAAAGAAGAGAAAGATATTATTAAAGGAATTGGAAATTAGTTTTACGCGCCCAACGTTGAGTTTGCGGAAATTGCTGATTAACCGTTATAAGGAGCAACTTCGCAAACCCAACTATAAAAGAATAGAAGTTGAATAACGGAGTAAGTATTACACTCGACCTCGTGTCGAGGCTGGTTCTAGTAAACTGCGTCAATAAACTTTATCCTTCTAGGGAGGCTAAAACGATCGGACAACAAAGCGTGATCTGCTGCGAGGCAAGAAAAGATTTGCCTCTTGCTCCGAGTCTGCTTAATTGTAGAAGAAGATTTTTTAGTTCTAAGTAAACCATGCAAAAAATACGCCTTCGCTACAGTCACGGAAAATTGCAAAAAGAAGCAATTTCCGCGCCTTCCGCTCAGTCATATTTTGTTGCTAGTTTTTGTAGACTCGGAGACATTGAGAAAATGGAAAGAAAAATGCTTGGGGCATTTTCTTCCCATTTTCTCAACGTCAGATACGCAAAACGTTAGGCGATATTCCCACCCCTAAACTTGGTAGGAATAGGCTATCCCGACATCGTGTCGGGATAAAACTTAACGTAAGGAGCATGGAATGGCTGAGTATTATAAAATTATAAAACAAAACGGCATTAAATTAGAAAAGGTAGGTGAGCCTAAAAAGAATATTGCAGGAAATTGGTCTATGCATGTAACATTTTGGTTAGAATGTCCATACTGTAATAAAAAAGATAATCTTTTACAATCTGGAGATTGGGCAATTGAAGGCGAAAACTATTTACCTGCCAGAAGCACCCCATCAAAACAATGTTTTCACTGTAAAAAAGATTATAAACCAATGTTAATAGCAAAGTGTGATTTCTCGGAGCTTAATAAAAAAGTTAAAGGAAGAGAAAATAAAAATCTAGTAAATGAAACTCCCAAACCTTCATCAAAACAAATAGAGGAGAATAATAGTCTAGAGCAAGAAGAAGAATATGAAGAAAGTAGTTTTTCAAATCCTGAAGAAGACGATTCATCTCAAAAGAAAACAATACCAGGCAGCGGTATTATTGTTGCTACAGTAGTCTTTTATTTTATTTCTTTGCTTTTATTAAACTTTGAAAGTATAAGAATGTATGCGCTGTCTTCGCTTGGGATAGCATTTATTTTACTTCTACTTAGCATTTACATAAATAAAAAAACTTTTAAAGAATACAATGAACCTCTTACTATAGGTTCTATTTCTTTCTTTACGCTATTCCAATTTTGGGGTTATCTAGGTGCCTACTCGGATTATGTAAATTATGAAAAAAATAATGGACTGATTAATAATTTTTTAGTAAAAGTTGGTGAAAAAATTTTCATAAGAGAAATCCTTTGGACAATATTTTCTATTGTAATGATCTTTGAGATACCAGCTTTTGGTATATCGGGATTAGCCCTTATGTATAGTCTTATATATTATAGGCGCGAAAAAAATAAATTATTAAAAGCTATGGAACGTAATAAAGAATAGACGATGTGTAAAAATACAATGAATAGTAATTTTAAAAAGTTTTTTGAAACGAAAAGAATTTCATTTGCTAAAAAGGAATAGATTCAAAATTAATTTAAGGAGATTTATATGGGGATAATGGATAAACTAAAAGATACAGTTAATGATGCGATTGAAAAGGGTAAGCAAATTAGCTCGAATAACACGAGCGGACAAGGAATGCAAAGTAACATCAATCCTTCAACTTCTGGCCAATCAAACTCTTCAAATGCACGATATAAAACTGTATATGTTGAAGCAGGTTCAGGGGTTTTTAAGAACAGTTACGAAAAACTTGCACCTAAAATAGATGAAGCTTGTAATAGTTTAGCAAGAGATGGTTACCGAGTATTTTCAATAATTGCACCTGGCCTTGGCGGTACAGGCCAATCACAAGTATTCGTTACCGGTATAAAAGAGTAGACTGAAAATTTCAAGAATGAAAAGTAAATACAAAGAATTGACTTGATAATAAAATCAATTCTTTGTATTTAATAAAGTTAGCAGAATAATGTGGACTACTGCATAAAAAGAAATAGCAAAGAAATTAAAACTTGCCGGAGTTGCTTTTGAAATAATTTATAATTCAACTGGATTAACTATAGATGCTATTGAGAAGTTATAATCTATTACCCTCGACATCGTGTCTCGACTGGTTCTACATGTTGAACGGGGTGGGAACACCGCCTAACTGCGAGTATCCACTGCGGTAACGGACTATATCGGAAACTGTCCGTCACCTTGCTCCAAGCCGGCTTAGTCGTGTTAGTCAAACTTTGTAGTATATTTGTTGAACTTACGCAAGTCCAGTGCCTTCATTCCGGTCACAAAACTTGCAAGAGAATAATGCAAGTTTTGCGCCCTACATTCAGTCACAGGACTTGCTAGTATTTGGTCGGCTTGGAGACATTGAGAAAATGGAAAGAAAAATGCTTGGGGCATTTTCTTCCCATTTTCTCAACGTCGGATACTCTTAACGTTAGTTGCCATTTTAGACTTGACCACGTTTTTCTAGGGACTAATGCTAGGACTTTTTAGGAATAGGTTTCCTCGACCTCGTGTCTCGGAAAGACTGGTTTTATTGATTTTAAAGAAAGGGAGAATATGTGTGAGAATGTTTCAAAAATCTGTCATAGATAAATATTTAAAGGAAATGGATAAGAATTTAATAAAGAGTTCTTATGAAAGATTCAAAGCTGTGTTTTGTCATGCAGAAACAATTCGAAATATCGAAGCATCTAAAGAAGAACAATACCAAGAAGGATTTTTAATTGACCTTTTCGTGCATTCACTTGGCTATACAATTAATCCAAATCCTTTCTTTAATTTAACAACTGAATACAAAAACATAGCGGATAATCGTAAAGCAGATGGTGCGATTATTAAAGATGAAAAACCAATAGGAGTTATTGAATTAAAAGGAACTGATACAGTTGACCTAAAAAAAGTAGAGAAGCAAGGTTTTGAATATAGATACGCTCATCCAACTTGTAAGTATGTAATCACATCCAATTTTAGAGAATTACGCTTGTATGTCGATACGTCTGAATCGTATGAAGAGTTTACTTTGTTCAATATGGAATATGCTGATTTTGAGAGATTATATCTTTTACTCTCGAAGAATAACATTTACGATGATAAACCGCTCAAAATAAAAAATGATTCCAAGTTAATAGAAGAAGATATTTCCGACAAACTTTATAAAGACTATCATCGTTTTAAGATGAATCTTTTTAATAGCATGGTAAAAAATAATCCGTCCATTAACAAAGTTGAATTATTAAAAAAATCCCAAAAACTTTTAGATAGAATTTTATTTATTTTCTTTGCAGAGGATAGAGGTCTTTTGCCTCCAAATACAATTTCTACTATCATTAGTGAAAACAAAGAGCAAGCAAACATTGGAAGAGAAGAGCCGCTTTACAATACCTATAAAATTTATTTTAAACATATTGATAAAGGAAATAATAAGCTAAATATTTCTGAGTATAACGGTGGATTATTCGCATCAGATGAACTTTTGGATAATCTAA
This window encodes:
- a CDS encoding SHOCT domain-containing protein, which gives rise to MSLNDRNCKWCGKFYVYKLIGGNNKYCSKKCEIEAEQSGKEVKAEKEASKAAKGSFVASLTKNIEDTKKNINTIKSFFGKGKQEEPTSNMPQVQTQSNSSSSVADELKKFKELLDAGVLTQEEFDRKKKELIG
- a CDS encoding Rpn family recombination-promoting nuclease/putative transposase, with amino-acid sequence MRFADPKNDVAFRKIFGNEAKKVILISFLNSVLSLEGDRKIIDLEFRNTFQLPRITGLKSSVIDVKVKDQAGTTYIVEMQLSEVSGFDKRVQYYVSKEYASQIEKGDEYSKLTPVVFIGILEFEYFDGHNYLTRHLILNKETGKNELKDINFNFIELPKFKKELKECKTLTDKWIYFIKNAKSLDVIPPDVNDEGLKEAYTESDRHNWTKDELDSYDYFLMREQDERGKVELAEKRAEEKKVFEIARNGLREKLPIEVISKLTGLSIEEIKSLQ
- a CDS encoding N-6 DNA methylase; this translates as MGMFQKSVLDKYLKEMDKNLIKSSYERFKAVFCHAETIKNIEASKEEQYQEGFLTALFVNCLGYTINPNPFFNLTTEYKNIADNRKADGAIIKDEKPIGVIELKGTDTVDLKKVEKQGFEYRYAHPTCKYVITSNFRELRLYVDTSEIYEEFTLFNMEYTDFERLYLLLSKNNIYDDKPLKIKNDSKLIEEDISDKLYKDYHRFKMNIFNSMVKNNPSINKVELLKKSQKLLDRILFIFFAEDRGLLSPNTISTIINENKEQANIGREEPLYNTYKIYFKHIDKGNPKLGISEYNGGLFASDELLDNLIIDDSVLKEDALKISSYDFSSDIDVNILGHIFENSLNDIDEMHAEVTGAEFDKSKTKRKKDGVFYTPSYITKYIVENTIGVLCEEKKKELGLIDITLDTSKDYKRLSKDKQLLLDNLHKYREYVSSLKILDPACGSGAFLNQALEFLIEEHRFIDLYRRPLEGDALGYYDVRSSILENNLYGVDINEESVELARLSLWLRTAERGRKLNDLSKNIKCGNSLIDDKSVAGDLAFKWEEKFPEVMANGGFDVVIGNPPYGILIDDVFQEHYSNNFPLTRYKTNLYILFIERMFQLFDKGCFSFIIPKSLLFNTYYSDIRKFILSNSRIKEIFALTEKIFEDAEVGGSLIITFIISKGFKEDNSIKLISTDTYEKFLQNKCIINIVPQDTFLKTPNHEIAIVSSDKNSILEKLSKFKSVSDFYLLKNGLNPGNIKHILISREKKSEKYKKIIWGKDISKFFIEWSGDFINYDNSIADTITINDIKSKEGMNKQTKIDFALRNPEIFENEKVLVRKTGDSLIATIDSSNFYYDTLVHGILLKTENYSLKYLLVVLNSKPATEFYRLLHDIKDKVFAKISLDNLGQFPIPEISSEEQLPFIEKADKMLLLNKTFQEKKTEFIEWVKSEFAVTEISNKLDSFYELDFDELKKELKKKMPKEKELGPKEIGSLKKYYEEYKTELVSLDNEINQTDLAINEMVYKLYDLTKEEKDIIKGIGN